In Deinococcota bacterium, the genomic stretch AGCATCTTCCGCAAGCCCACCAAAACGATATCTTATTCAGCGACATCGAAGCACTTTTTGAGGCGCTGGGCGGCGCGGTGGAAGAGGGCAGGGGCTGGCGGGTGCGGCTCGTCTTGGCTGAAGCGCGCTTGCACATGCACCGGCCCCATCCGGGCAAAGACGCCAAGAAATACCAAGTCGAAGAAGTTCGCCAGTGGTTGACGGAAAGGGACATCAAGCCATGAAAAACGTGATGAGCTATCGAGGCTATCTTGCCCGCATCGAATTCGACCCGCGTGACAACATCTTCTGGGGCAAAGTGCTGGGAATCACGGACAGCATCACCTTTGAAGGCGAGGCGGTGGCGACGCTGGAAAAAGACTTCCATGCGGCGATAGACGACTACCTCGAGGATTGCGAGGCGCGTGGCGTGAGTCCGGACAGACCGGCAT encodes the following:
- a CDS encoding type II toxin-antitoxin system HicB family antitoxin, whose product is MKNVMSYRGYLARIEFDPRDNIFWGKVLGITDSITFEGEAVATLEKDFHAAIDDYLEDCEARGVSPDRPASGKMMLRVPPEVHAAASLAAEAVGKSLNQWASDVLERAARPK